A segment of the Bacillus licheniformis DSM 13 = ATCC 14580 genome:
AATGTGAAAATGCTGCAATTTGAACAGACGGGCCAGACATTTTCTCCGGCTGTGTTGAACCGCGATATGTTTCCTGGCGAAGCTGATGCAAAAGAAGACTCTATCGATGTTGTTTTCCCGCTTTTGCACGGACCGAATGGGGAAGACGGCACCATTCAAGGGATGCTTGAACTATTGAATGTGCCATATGTGGGCAACGGAGTCTTGGCTTCCTCTGCGGGCATGGATAAAGTGGTCATGAAGCATCTGTTTGCACAGGCAGGTCTTGACCAGGCGAAATACGTTTCATTTTTGAAAAAAACTTGGAGTCAGTCTAAAGAAGAATGCTATGCTCAAGTGGAAGGGGAACTTGGCTATCCGTGCTTTGTAAAACCGGCCAACCTTGGATCAAGCGTCGGGATCAGCAAATGCAGAAGCCGTGAAGAGCTTGACCAAGCCTTTGAGCTTGCATTCCAATATGACCGGAAAATTGTCGTTGAAGAGGGCGTCATCGGACGGGAAATAGAACTCGGCGTTTTAGGGAATGATGAACCTGTCTGCTCAGTCGCGGGGGAAATCGCTCCGAAGAAAGACTTTTATGACTATAAAGCAAAATATGAAGACGGCGATACTGATTTGATTATTCCGGCTTCCCTGACAGAAGACGAATACGAAACAATGCGCAGCATGGCGGTCAAAGCGTTTCAGGCGATTGACGGTTCAGGCCTTGTGAGAGCGGACTTTTTCCTTACAAATGAAGGCAGGGTCCTGATCAATGAAGTCAAT
Coding sequences within it:
- a CDS encoding D-alanine--D-alanine ligase, coding for MKTRLGLVYGGKSAEHNVSLQTALAVTKALDTEKFDIHPIYITEKGEWVRGPQLTEPVSNVKMLQFEQTGQTFSPAVLNRDMFPGEADAKEDSIDVVFPLLHGPNGEDGTIQGMLELLNVPYVGNGVLASSAGMDKVVMKHLFAQAGLDQAKYVSFLKKTWSQSKEECYAQVEGELGYPCFVKPANLGSSVGISKCRSREELDQAFELAFQYDRKIVVEEGVIGREIELGVLGNDEPVCSVAGEIAPKKDFYDYKAKYEDGDTDLIIPASLTEDEYETMRSMAVKAFQAIDGSGLVRADFFLTNEGRVLINEVNTMPGFTPFSMFPLLWKQSGVEYAELIEKLVALAIERHEEKQQIKHTF